In Brevibacillus brevis, a genomic segment contains:
- a CDS encoding endospore germination permease, producing the protein MLDKGKISAAQMGMMLFLAVVASGVMWIPGISGKYAKADMWLSPLWASFAGLLTVLVAYRLHVLYPERTAIQYSEEILGRLSGKAVGLVIVLFYLHITGFIVRSYAEFIVANFLHKTPITAVIVTMILVSAFAVSGGVEVLGRTAQLFVPIFLIPVLFMPLLVREMKLGNVFPILEHGVIPSLQGALVPSGWFCEMFLMSFYLPFVHNQTKGMRASLVSLLGIMLLLTIVNLFILLVLGKQAPDFLFPVMVAFRYISIADFFENMESLIMAIWIYGMFVKISVFYYASVLGASQWLKMSEYRTLVLPLGVFVGVLSFWSFPDFNGIVQFNTFTFPFYATLIQTLLPLLLLGVGSIRRKRERNA; encoded by the coding sequence ATGCTGGACAAAGGGAAGATCTCTGCTGCACAGATGGGCATGATGTTGTTTTTGGCAGTCGTTGCTTCCGGAGTGATGTGGATCCCGGGCATTTCGGGTAAGTATGCCAAAGCCGACATGTGGCTGTCGCCGTTGTGGGCATCCTTCGCCGGCTTGTTGACCGTGCTGGTCGCGTATCGGCTCCACGTCCTGTACCCCGAACGGACCGCGATCCAATACAGTGAAGAGATACTGGGGCGTCTGTCTGGTAAAGCCGTCGGGCTGGTCATCGTCCTGTTTTATCTTCACATCACGGGATTTATCGTTCGCAGCTATGCGGAGTTTATCGTGGCCAATTTTCTGCACAAAACCCCGATTACCGCGGTCATCGTCACAATGATCCTCGTTTCCGCTTTTGCTGTAAGTGGGGGAGTCGAGGTGCTGGGCAGGACGGCACAGCTTTTTGTTCCTATTTTTTTGATACCGGTCTTATTCATGCCGCTCTTGGTGAGGGAGATGAAGCTGGGGAATGTCTTTCCGATTCTGGAGCACGGGGTCATTCCTTCCTTACAGGGAGCATTGGTGCCGAGCGGGTGGTTTTGCGAAATGTTCCTGATGTCCTTTTACCTGCCGTTCGTTCACAATCAAACCAAAGGCATGCGCGCCAGTTTGGTCAGCCTCCTCGGGATCATGCTGCTGCTTACGATCGTCAATCTATTCATCCTGCTCGTTCTGGGAAAACAGGCGCCTGACTTTCTCTTCCCGGTCATGGTTGCGTTTCGGTATATCAGTATTGCAGACTTTTTCGAGAACATGGAATCGCTGATCATGGCGATCTGGATCTATGGGATGTTTGTCAAGATCTCGGTGTTTTACTACGCGAGCGTGCTCGGAGCCAGCCAATGGCTGAAAATGAGCGAATACCGGACCCTCGTCTTGCCGTTGGGGGTTTTTGTCGGGGTGCTTAGTTTCTGGTCCTTTCCCGACTTCAACGGAATCGTCCAATTCAACACCTTTACGTTTCCGTTTTATGCGACATTGATTCAGACGCTGCTTCCTCTGCTTCTGCTCGGAGTAGGCTCTATCCGAAGAAAACGGGAGCGGAATGCATAG
- a CDS encoding endospore germination permease encodes MLEKGKISPMQAAMVLYPVIMSTAMVMGPSIMAKRALQDMWLTPVWASIAGLLAVWLAFQLHSRYPNMSVIEQSVQIVGTVPGKIIGLFYVYILLQINGFTVREYAEFIAFFLQETPLTVVSAVFVMVCAFAAYGGIEVIGRAGQFFFPFMVVPFLVMILLVMKDMEPQNILPFMENGLLPTLRAAVLPQGWFSEVFLLSFFLPSVSSEQKAKRVLILMLCSCVLTMVIANLTTLFLMGDSSIAMLFPLMDIARYISVASFFENLESGVMAILVIGVFIKVSIFYYATALAVAQWLQLSDYRVTVIPIGWMTVLFSFWGIANFSTVSEWNNLTIPFYLAFSFVIIPAVLLLLSVVFQRRSSAKRGEAG; translated from the coding sequence ATGCTGGAGAAAGGAAAGATATCACCAATGCAGGCTGCGATGGTTTTGTATCCGGTCATCATGTCTACTGCGATGGTGATGGGACCCAGCATCATGGCAAAACGAGCCCTGCAGGACATGTGGCTCACGCCGGTATGGGCTTCGATCGCCGGGCTCCTCGCTGTATGGCTCGCATTTCAATTGCATAGTCGATATCCGAATATGAGCGTGATCGAACAAAGCGTACAGATTGTAGGGACCGTCCCAGGCAAGATCATCGGTCTTTTTTATGTTTACATCCTTTTGCAAATCAATGGATTTACCGTCAGGGAATACGCTGAATTCATCGCCTTTTTTTTGCAGGAAACTCCCTTGACAGTCGTCTCCGCTGTTTTCGTGATGGTGTGCGCATTTGCAGCATATGGGGGGATCGAAGTCATCGGGCGAGCGGGGCAATTTTTTTTCCCTTTCATGGTCGTTCCCTTCCTCGTGATGATTCTCTTGGTAATGAAAGACATGGAGCCGCAAAACATTTTGCCGTTCATGGAAAACGGGCTTCTCCCCACTTTGAGAGCAGCTGTCCTGCCTCAAGGCTGGTTCAGTGAGGTGTTCCTCCTCTCGTTTTTCCTCCCTTCCGTCAGCAGCGAGCAGAAAGCCAAACGCGTTCTGATCTTGATGCTCTGCTCCTGTGTTCTCACCATGGTGATTGCGAACTTGACGACGTTGTTCTTGATGGGAGACTCCTCGATTGCGATGTTGTTTCCTCTGATGGATATCGCCAGGTACATCAGCGTCGCTTCGTTTTTTGAAAACCTGGAGTCGGGTGTGATGGCCATTCTTGTCATCGGCGTTTTCATTAAAGTTTCGATATTCTATTACGCGACGGCCTTGGCGGTTGCCCAGTGGCTGCAGCTTTCCGATTATCGGGTGACCGTCATCCCAATCGGGTGGATGACGGTGCTGTTCAGTTTTTGGGGAATTGCAAACTTCTCTACCGTGAGCGAATGGAACAACTTGACCATTCCGTTCTATTTGGCCTTCAGCTTCGTGATCATCCCTGCTGTGCTCCTGCTCCTGTCCGTTGTTTTTCAGAGGCGCAGCTCGGCAAAGAGAGGCGAAGCGGGATGA
- the brnQ gene encoding branched-chain amino acid transport system II carrier protein: protein MITLSKRELILVSFMLFSMFFGAGNLIFPPFLGQSAGMSVWVSLAGFILSAVGLPILGVVAIAKAGTFHRLASRVHPLFAVIFPFLIYVSIGPGLAIPRAGSLAFEMGMAPFLSEEWVSSPISLFLYTLVFFGIVFWLSLSPSKLVDRFGKWLTPALLALIALIFLKSLMTPMGPSTEPVAKYAEHPFIQGFLDGYLTMDALAALVFGIVIAGTLRNKGVDEPKSVSAHMIMAGVGAGVLLTIIYVILGVLGSRSSFVGNAENGAQILTGVMQHLFGQAGTILLGIVFTVACLCVSIGLVTSCSQYFQGLFGTLSYRAWVTILCLLSMAIANLGLTEILSVSVPILGAIYPVAIVLIGLAVLEGLIPSTSWVYPVTVGVVACFGVIDMVNVTFLRHAWDDWLLFLPFYGEGAGWIMPALLAGCAGMLLDFGKKVLSVYEKGGSS from the coding sequence ATGATAACCTTATCCAAACGTGAACTGATCTTGGTCAGTTTTATGCTCTTCTCCATGTTTTTTGGCGCAGGCAACCTCATTTTTCCGCCGTTTCTGGGACAGTCAGCCGGGATGAGTGTCTGGGTGTCTCTGGCAGGATTCATTTTGTCCGCCGTGGGTTTGCCGATCCTGGGAGTAGTGGCAATCGCGAAAGCAGGGACCTTTCACCGCCTGGCTAGTCGCGTCCATCCGCTTTTCGCCGTCATTTTTCCGTTTCTGATCTACGTGTCGATCGGACCCGGGCTCGCCATTCCCCGTGCAGGCAGTTTGGCATTCGAAATGGGGATGGCACCATTCCTGTCCGAGGAGTGGGTCAGCTCGCCCATCAGTCTGTTCCTGTACACGTTGGTGTTTTTCGGCATCGTCTTTTGGTTGAGTCTATCTCCCTCCAAGCTGGTCGATCGCTTTGGAAAATGGCTGACTCCCGCGCTGCTGGCCTTGATCGCCCTGATCTTCCTCAAGAGTCTGATGACGCCGATGGGGCCAAGCACAGAGCCTGTCGCCAAGTATGCCGAGCACCCGTTTATCCAAGGGTTCCTGGATGGATATTTGACGATGGACGCTCTGGCCGCGCTCGTATTTGGCATTGTGATCGCTGGCACGCTTCGAAATAAAGGCGTTGACGAGCCGAAGTCGGTGTCCGCCCACATGATCATGGCGGGTGTAGGGGCCGGTGTTTTGTTGACCATCATCTATGTGATTCTCGGAGTACTTGGTTCCCGCAGCTCGTTCGTAGGCAATGCCGAGAATGGCGCCCAGATCTTGACCGGTGTCATGCAGCATTTGTTTGGCCAAGCCGGGACGATTCTTCTCGGTATCGTGTTTACCGTCGCATGCCTTTGTGTATCGATCGGGCTCGTCACATCCTGCAGCCAATACTTTCAAGGTCTGTTTGGCACCCTGTCTTACCGGGCATGGGTCACCATTTTGTGCTTGCTGTCCATGGCGATCGCCAATTTGGGTCTGACGGAAATTTTAAGTGTGTCTGTTCCGATTCTGGGCGCGATCTATCCTGTCGCGATCGTCCTGATTGGCCTGGCAGTGCTGGAGGGGCTGATTCCATCCACGTCATGGGTATATCCCGTCACAGTGGGAGTCGTCGCCTGCTTCGGCGTAATCGACATGGTGAATGTCACCTTCTTGCGACATGCTTGGGATGATTGGCTGCTTTTCCTGCCCTTTTACGGGGAGGGTGCAGGATGGATCATGCCTGCGTTGCTCGCGGGGTGCGCCGGTATGCTGCTCGACTTCGGGAAAAAAGTTCTGTCCGTTTACGAGAAAGGCGGTTCGTCCTAG
- a CDS encoding YheC/YheD family protein — translation MVKHEFLREYLPATKLFSPDMLWRYVEDYEKVMLKPSGGGGGAGIIQLTDKGNDRYLVHAGSTKRVVEGREKTVSYVKSLFRPKQYLLQPLISLGRIDGRPFDVRVMVQRSGKKSPWTVTGWVAKLAGPGYVVTNVARSRGKVLPLHTAIRLSNVEASDDLLDEIRHVTLEAADTLGKAYPTLREVGFDLGIDIEGKPWIIEANFRPSLSLFRKLKDQTFYKQIIAMRKK, via the coding sequence ATGGTGAAGCATGAGTTCCTGCGGGAATACTTGCCCGCAACCAAGCTGTTCTCGCCCGACATGCTGTGGAGATACGTCGAGGACTATGAGAAAGTCATGCTGAAGCCGTCGGGAGGTGGAGGGGGAGCCGGCATCATCCAGCTCACGGACAAAGGCAATGACCGGTACCTCGTACACGCTGGCAGTACGAAGCGAGTGGTGGAAGGTCGAGAGAAGACGGTTTCTTACGTAAAATCGCTGTTCAGGCCAAAGCAGTACCTTCTGCAGCCGCTGATATCGCTTGGAAGGATCGATGGACGGCCGTTTGATGTGCGGGTGATGGTGCAGCGATCGGGAAAGAAGTCACCTTGGACTGTCACCGGATGGGTCGCCAAATTGGCAGGCCCCGGCTATGTGGTGACGAATGTCGCACGCAGCAGAGGGAAAGTGCTCCCGCTTCATACCGCCATCCGCTTGTCCAATGTGGAAGCGTCAGACGATTTGCTTGACGAGATCCGCCATGTCACGCTGGAAGCGGCCGACACGTTGGGAAAAGCGTACCCTACTCTAAGGGAAGTCGGATTTGACCTGGGAATCGATATCGAGGGAAAGCCATGGATCATCGAAGCCAATTTTCGTCCGTCTCTCTCCCTCTTTCGAAAGCTAAAGGATCAAACCTTTTACAAGCAGATCATTGCTATGCGAAAAAAATGA
- the panD gene encoding aspartate 1-decarboxylase — MQRHMCKGKIHRATVTQAELNYVGSITIDALLLKAADIMPYEIVQVTSLRNATRWKTYALPAPEGSGKICLNGPPAHLFAPGDLVIILSMGMYEEKEAAKLVPRVVFVDEQNQITKIEEHHLITNGETSS; from the coding sequence AAGGCATATGTGCAAAGGAAAAATACATCGAGCGACAGTGACGCAGGCGGAACTGAACTACGTCGGAAGCATCACGATCGACGCCCTTCTCTTGAAAGCGGCTGACATCATGCCTTATGAAATCGTACAGGTCACCAGCCTTCGCAACGCCACACGGTGGAAGACGTACGCTCTGCCGGCACCGGAAGGATCTGGGAAAATATGCTTGAACGGACCGCCCGCCCACTTATTTGCACCCGGCGATCTGGTCATCATCCTCAGTATGGGGATGTATGAGGAAAAAGAAGCAGCAAAGCTGGTACCACGGGTCGTTTTTGTCGATGAACAAAACCAAATCACCAAGATAGAGGAGCATCATCTCATTACGAATGGGGAGACATCGTCATAA
- a CDS encoding alpha/beta hydrolase encodes MFCDLGDVSVYYETHGEGIPVLLIHGFTPDHRLMKGCFEPLFAKRTGYQRIYLDLPGMGRTKGEEWIQSSDEMLDVVERFIERVVPEGSYLLAGESYGGYLARGLAARKKERIAGLLFLCPLIQPLDSNRMVPPASVIARDEAFVATLPKEQQDQFTSIAVVQDRTNWEQFARDILPGLQVADREFLRRISKRYAFSFDLDHEHFDKPALFLTGRQDHVTGYADVWAILDRYPRASFAVLDRAGHNLQIEQSHLFRELVEEWLERVAEYENLQ; translated from the coding sequence ATGTTTTGCGATTTGGGCGATGTATCGGTTTACTATGAAACGCACGGGGAAGGGATTCCTGTACTGTTGATTCATGGATTCACCCCTGACCACCGGTTGATGAAAGGCTGCTTTGAGCCATTATTCGCCAAGCGGACAGGTTATCAGCGAATCTATCTCGATCTGCCGGGAATGGGGCGTACCAAAGGAGAAGAGTGGATCCAAAGCTCCGACGAGATGCTCGATGTCGTGGAGCGCTTTATTGAAAGGGTGGTCCCGGAAGGATCGTATCTGCTGGCTGGTGAATCGTACGGCGGATACTTGGCGAGAGGATTGGCTGCCAGGAAAAAAGAAAGAATCGCCGGCCTTCTATTCCTTTGTCCGCTTATCCAGCCTCTCGATTCCAACCGAATGGTTCCTCCCGCTTCGGTGATTGCGAGAGACGAGGCGTTTGTCGCCACGCTGCCCAAAGAACAGCAGGACCAGTTTACTTCCATAGCGGTAGTCCAGGACCGAACCAACTGGGAACAGTTCGCGAGAGACATCCTGCCAGGGCTGCAAGTCGCTGACCGGGAGTTTCTGAGGAGAATCAGCAAGCGTTACGCATTCTCCTTTGATTTGGACCACGAGCACTTTGACAAGCCTGCGCTGTTCTTGACAGGAAGGCAGGATCACGTCACGGGCTATGCAGATGTGTGGGCCATTCTGGATCGTTATCCTCGTGCGAGCTTTGCCGTCCTTGATCGGGCCGGACACAATCTGCAAATCGAGCAAAGCCACCTGTTTCGCGAGCTTGTGGAGGAATGGCTGGAGCGCGTAGCGGAATACGAAAACTTGCAATGA